tgatgattgatgtttcttatctctctctgttcctgtctgtccctatctatccctctctctgtaaaaaaaaaaaaaaaaaaaaaagagtggatgcTCTTTCCAGAAAAATTAGGAATTATAAAAATTGATGAACAGGAAAAGTGGCACAGAGAAATAGTACTcctaaaaggaaaaagtaatttCCAGACCAGCTACCATATTTCTACCACTTAATTCTTTAAGATCTTTAAGGAACAGATTTCATTTGTTACCCAAACTTTTgtagaatataaaagaaataggGTCCTTTTAGGGTTACTTGAAAAATAGTCAATGTTTCATAAAGTAAATTGGGAATTCCTACTGTCATCCAGCTTTGTTACAAAAACAACCAGCAATATTTGGTTTTAATGCTGAAATGTTAACAGTGTACAGaaaaggatatacaaatggctcAAACAGATACCCAACTTTATTAAGTGAAAGTACAAAATCCCACTGAGATTTAACCTCCAAAGATTAAATACCCTTATCTAACAGATCAACAAAGATCAAAATATTTCACTCACATGgctggtgggattgtaaaatggCACCATCCTTTGTAGAAAGCAATGTACCAATCAAAGATAAAAATGTacaaatctgccctggccggttggctcagtggtagagaatggccaggcgtgcaagagtcccaggtttgattcctggccagggcacacaggagaagcgcccatctgcttctccacccctcccctctccttcctctctgtctctctttctccccctcctgcagccaaggctccgctggagcaaagtttgcccgggcgctgaggatggctctgtggcctctgcctcaggcgctagaatggctctgattgcggcagagcatcgcctcctggtgggcatgctgggtggatcccggtcgggtgcatgtcggagtctgtctgactgcctccccgtttccagcattggaaaaatacaaaaaaaaaaaagaacaaatctttttttttttttttttttaattttttaatttttattttatttattcattttagagaggagagagagagggggggggagagagagagagagagaggagagagacaggggggaggagctggaagcatcaactcccatatgtgccttgaccaggcaagcccagggtttcgaaccggcgacctcagcatttccaggtcgacgctttatccactgcgccaccacaggtcaagaacAAAtcttttgacccagtaattttaaattaaaattttatcttccaGTAACTTACTAATGTGAAATATGACCTATACGTAAAGTTATTAAATGCagcactagcctgacctgtggtggcgcagtggataaagcatcaacctggaaatgctgaggtcaccggttcgaaaccctgggcttgcctggtcaaggcacatatgggagttgatgcttccagctcctccccccttctgtctctcctctctctctctctctgtccctctctttgtctctccctctcctctctataatgaataaataaaaaatttaaaaaaaaatgcagcactATTCATActagaaaaatgaattaaaatgttatGTAGGGATTATTCCAACAGGTTACATTTATACAATTAAATCTTATGCAGTTGTACAAAAAGAATCAATAAGCTATGTACTGACATGGGAGTCTCAAAAATAGCATGTAAAAAGTGAAAAAGGCAAGTTgaagataaaagacaaaaaattgaaataaaaacttccatttcaatagaaatacaaaattctTTAAGGTAAATTCAAATTAGCATGCACAATATATTTCTTTCATCTGACGTATATAAACTTTTCCACAAGTCCATTGAGCTTTTCAGGCTCCAGCAGTTTATTTACTAATTCCTGCTCAACAGCCATTAGGGCCAAACCACTAAGCTTCTCTTCTCCCATGGTATGACATACATATGTTTTAAGACGAGTCAGTATGGAAAATGAGTCTTCAACCCTTGCCGAAGTAATTGGCCAAgacaaagcaatatataatagTTTTGATATGCAAGGAATATTATTATGAAGACCATGCTGAATAAACAAATAGCCAAGACTGATGAAGTTGATATGATCATCATCTAGGACAAAGTTGAGCTTTGCATATTGCCGATAAAATCTAAGTTCTGGGATGATGTCTGAATCAAGTTTATAAAATTCTTGGACGTGTTTGGCTGTTGCTTCATTTAATGGTTCATTCCATTTAAATAATAGTTCTGAAATTTGCTTCACTTTGCAATAATCAAATTCTGAAAAACATAGTTTTAAATTCTGTAATACAACATCTATTCCTtggtaataaatgtttttatattgttcttcTGTTGAGGTAGGAAAAAATGTGCTGTCTGAAGCGCCAAGATCTattgttttctgaatttttcttcttttatgaaaAGATGGTCTTTCAACTTCAAAACCTTTGCTGGTTATTTTTTGACATATTTCTTCTGCCCCATCCCAGACAGTTTTGAAACAGACATCATCTCTTTCAGATGATAAGCACTCCAAAATTGCTTCTATTtttgaagacaaagaaaaagtatCTATGGTTTCACTTTGAAGCTCTTTGGAAAGAATTTCTGTAACACTTAATACTCGATAAAGAAACTTCAAACAAAAgataaattcaaatttcaaaaccAGCATCAACAAATCACTCAATTCATGAGCCAAATTTGTGTTACAAGAATGGCTTGATACAACTTCCAGTGTTTCAATAATCTCTGGAAGACCCTCAATCACAGATAGTAATGTATGATCATGGACTGTCCAACATGACTGTGACAGATGCTTCTTGCATGTTTTGTTTTGACTTAGCTTACATATCTTTTGAAAATGTGTAGACATTTCCTCAGACATATGAATAGTGTTGAACAAAGAACTGAGAGTATTTAGAGCATTTCGGAGTTCTTTTACTTCTTTACAAAACCTAATTACTGCcaaatcaaaaaaatgggcataaCAATGTATGTATAAAGCTCTTGGCTCTTCCTTCTTGAATTCTGCTGCACTTTCATTGAATTTTATCCTCAAATTAGTGCTACTATCATAGGCCTGACCTTGTATTTTATTCACATCAACTCCAATTTTCTGCAGGTAAGCTGTGATTGTCCTGTGTAAACTGGTCCCAGTCATCTCTTCAACATCTATGAAACCCAAGAACCTTTCTTTGATTAAGATAGCCTTGGATGTTTTGTGCGGATATCTTACACAAACTGAAAGCTGTTCTTTAGTGGCACTATAAGTTGCCTCATCACATATTATTGAAAAAGCTGAGGAGACATTGATCTCATTCACAATATATTGCAACATTTcagtctttattatttcaataatatCATTTTGAACTTGTGTACTATTATAGAAGTCAACTTGTAAATTTGTAAGTCTGaatatttcttctcctttatcttttGCTCTCACTTCTAACAATTCTAAAAAATGGCCTTTATTCACAGATGAAATAGACTGGTTGTTTCCTCTTAAAGGTAAAGATTGCTTTCCAAGAAATAACATATTTTCAATTATAAGCTTTAggtactttttatttccttcaatcTGTTTTGAACAAATAGGTAAACTGTCATTGACAACTTCATCACAAAACTGGTATTCCTTCCAAAATTGCAGTGACTTCAAATGCATTTTACTTTTCTCATGCTTTCTGAAAATTTTCAGAGTTTTTTTCCAATCAGGAATCTTTTGGGTTGCAGATAACTCTTCTTCACGGCTATATTTTTTCTGGCAGAAAAACTGGCACGAATAACAGAATGTCACATCCCTTTTAACATTGGTTTCTAACTTCTGAAAATTTGAGCGCCAAAAGTTTCTAATACTTTTTGGTTTACCTTTAAAGTTTTGTGCTTTAGAAGTAAATTTTCGGTGACGTAGTCTATCACATTTTTTCTTATTGCATGTGACACCTTGTTTTGACACTTGACTGTTTTGTACTTCTATATTGGAGTCAACTGTAGGCAGATGGAGGACTGGTGCAGATGGTGCAAGGCTTGGCTCTTCCATACTACTGATAGCAACACTGCTTGACTCACTGGGTGAACTTTCCAAAGCCTTCAggagaaaatgataaaatcaattaaaatatcaaacacACCTATTCTGATAacacaatacagtggtaccttgacacacaagcactttaaatcatgagaaATTTGAGACAAGCagtcacttgcaggactttttgCTTTAAGTCGGAGCAGATATTTGATcatgagtgttgggcaaatgagtttgtaaaatttttgtttttttgaatttgctcacttttattattcaaaatggcattggggccctggctggttggctcagcagtagtatTGGCCGGGCGTAttaaagtcccgggtttgattcctaggcagggcacacagcagcagcacacatctgcttctccacccttcccctctccttcctctctgtctctctcttcccctctcgcagccaaggctccattggagcaaagttggcctggatgttgaagatgactctatggcctccacctcaggtgctagaatggctctggttgcaatggagcatcgctccctggtgggcatgctaggtggatcctgattgggcgcatgcgggagtctgtctgcccgcttccctgcttctcacttcagaaaacacaaaaagggctgggcagctgtctgaaattgctaattacctgtCTGCTTGGGAATtgtattgttatgctaatgtatactcccccctctgccagcatcttcacctgcccttgaaggtaaatacacctCATAaaccagttttatttctttacattctctctctctatgtgtgtgtgtatatatatatgtatttgttatttataaagtacattttcttatttaaaagcatataaaacaaaaaatgcatgtggtttttggggggtggaatggattaattgcattcccattaatttaaatggggaaattcaatttgacacatgagcaaatgGGAGTCACAAGCttggccatgaaatgaattacACTCgagtgtcaaggtaccactgtaaagtGAATGGGTGATAGTATGAGCTCCACT
The Saccopteryx bilineata isolate mSacBil1 chromosome 3, mSacBil1_pri_phased_curated, whole genome shotgun sequence DNA segment above includes these coding regions:
- the ZMYM1 gene encoding zinc finger MYM-type protein 1 isoform X5, with protein sequence MSKTLPSISATAVQVSCSDCKKVLQKGQTAYQRKGSTQLFCSTACINKYISSASSPALPKRTCANCSKDILNLKDVISVQLEDTTSSKTFCSQSCLRKLSVTLCTDSNSTKCDMCQKTTPVQYEVKYQNVKHTLCSDACFSEFHSANNLIMNCCENCGAYCYTSSDLFHILQMEGQSHYLNSSKGITACNQKPARTLTSGLCKSLKPSDEMIEVISALGQTELFCSFNCFSAYSKARMESSTANVPMVHDTSVELLSPDKHLSPNKDTTLVISNIVSLADIHVAPPVMNLNSDDLDGTISSGQNVLSNALESSPSESSSVAISSMEEPSLAPSAPVLHLPTVDSNIEVQNSQVSKQGVTCNKKKCDRLRHRKFTSKAQNFKGKPKSIRNFWRSNFQKLETNVKRDVTFCYSCQFFCQKKYSREEELSATQKIPDWKKTLKIFRKHEKSKMHLKSLQFWKEYQFCDEVVNDSLPICSKQIEGNKKYLKLIIENMLFLGKQSLPLRGNNQSISSVNKGHFLELLEVRAKDKGEEIFRLTNLQVDFYNSTQVQNDIIEIIKTEMLQYIVNEINVSSAFSIICDEATYSATKEQLSVCVRYPHKTSKAILIKERFLGFIDVEEMTGTSLHRTITAYLQKIGVDVNKIQGQAYDSSTNLRIKFNESAAEFKKEEPRALYIHCYAHFFDLAVIRFCKEVKELRNALNTLSSLFNTIHMSEEMSTHFQKICKLSQNKTCKKHLSQSCWTVHDHTLLSVIEGLPEIIETLEVVSSHSCNTNLAHELSDLLMLVLKFEFIFCLKFLYRVLSVTEILSKELQSETIDTFSLSSKIEAILECLSSERDDVCFKTVWDGAEEICQKITSKGFEVERPSFHKRRKIQKTIDLGASDSTFFPTSTEEQYKNIYYQGIDVVLQNLKLCFSEFDYCKVKQISELLFKWNEPLNEATAKHVQEFYKLDSDIIPELRFYRQYAKLNFVLDDDHINFISLGYLFIQHGLHNNIPCISKLLYIALSWPITSARVEDSFSILTRLKTYVCHTMGEEKLSGLALMAVEQELVNKLLEPEKLNGLVEKFIYVR
- the ZMYM1 gene encoding zinc finger MYM-type protein 1 isoform X3 produces the protein MLGVEHGGGRGLRELPVPSKCGCKFHLTDARPGICKLFPNKKAISLEQEDSVMSDAEMKESPTEDECEKAAATQLLQLDEIKTELDNAQENCQAEQSKTKENEEKINIKFSDSASQSTIDIQPCLASSGMSKTLPSISATAVQVSCSDCKKVLQKGQTAYQRKGSTQLFCSTACINKYISSASSPALPKRTCANCSKDILNLKDVISVQLEDTTSSKTFCSQSCLRKLSVTLCTDSNSTKCDMCQKTTPVQYEVKYQNVKHTLCSDACFSEFHSANNLIMNCCENCGAYCYTSSDLFHILQMEGQSHYLNSSKGITACNQKPARTLTSGLCKSLKPSDEMIEVISALGQTELFCSFNCFSAYSKARMESSTANVPMVHDTSVELLSPDKHLSPNKDTTLVISNIVSLADIHVAPPVMNLNSDDLDGTISSGQNVLSNALESSPSESSSVAISSMEEPSLAPSAPVLHLPTVDSNIEVQNSQVSKQGVTCNKKKCDRLRHRKFTSKAQNFKGKPKSIRNFWRSNFQKLETNVKRDVTFCYSCQFFCQKKYSREEELSATQKIPDWKKTLKIFRKHEKSKMHLKSLQFWKEYQFCDEVVNDSLPICSKQIEGNKKYLKLIIENMLFLGKQSLPLRGNNQSISSVNKGHFLELLEVRAKDKGEEIFRLTNLQVDFYNSTQVQNDIIEIIKTEMLQYIVNEINVSSAFSIICDEATYSATKEQLSVCVRYPHKTSKAILIKERFLGFIDVEEMTGTSLHRTITAYLQKIGVDVNKIQGQAYDSSTNLRIKFNESAAEFKKEEPRALYIHCYAHFFDLAVIRFCKEVKELRNALNTLSSLFNTIHMSEEMSTHFQKICKLSQNKTCKKHLSQSCWTVHDHTLLSVIEGLPEIIETLEVVSSHSCNTNLAHELSDLLMLVLKFEFIFCLKFLYRVLSVTEILSKELQSETIDTFSLSSKIEAILECLSSERDDVCFKTVWDGAEEICQKITSKGFEVERPSFHKRRKIQKTIDLGASDSTFFPTSTEEQYKNIYYQGIDVVLQNLKLCFSEFDYCKVKQISELLFKWNEPLNEATAKHVQEFYKLDSDIIPELRFYRQYAKLNFVLDDDHINFISLGYLFIQHGLHNNIPCISKLLYIALSWPITSARVEDSFSILTRLKTYVCHTMGEEKLSGLALMAVEQELVNKLLEPEKLNGLVEKFIYVR
- the ZMYM1 gene encoding zinc finger MYM-type protein 1 isoform X4, translated to MSDAEMKESPTEDECEKAAATQLLQLDEIKTELDNAQENCQAEQSKTKENEEKINIKFSDSASQSTIDIQPCLASSGMSKTLPSISATAVQVSCSDCKKVLQKGQTAYQRKGSTQLFCSTACINKYISSASSPALPKRTCANCSKDILNLKDVISVQLEDTTSSKTFCSQSCLRKLSVTLCTDSNSTKCDMCQKTTPVQYEVKYQNVKHTLCSDACFSEFHSANNLIMNCCENCGAYCYTSSDLFHILQMEGQSHYLNSSKGITACNQKPARTLTSGLCKSLKPSDEMIEVISALGQTELFCSFNCFSAYSKARMESSTANVPMVHDTSVELLSPDKHLSPNKDTTLVISNIVSLADIHVAPPVMNLNSDDLDGTISSGQNVLSNALESSPSESSSVAISSMEEPSLAPSAPVLHLPTVDSNIEVQNSQVSKQGVTCNKKKCDRLRHRKFTSKAQNFKGKPKSIRNFWRSNFQKLETNVKRDVTFCYSCQFFCQKKYSREEELSATQKIPDWKKTLKIFRKHEKSKMHLKSLQFWKEYQFCDEVVNDSLPICSKQIEGNKKYLKLIIENMLFLGKQSLPLRGNNQSISSVNKGHFLELLEVRAKDKGEEIFRLTNLQVDFYNSTQVQNDIIEIIKTEMLQYIVNEINVSSAFSIICDEATYSATKEQLSVCVRYPHKTSKAILIKERFLGFIDVEEMTGTSLHRTITAYLQKIGVDVNKIQGQAYDSSTNLRIKFNESAAEFKKEEPRALYIHCYAHFFDLAVIRFCKEVKELRNALNTLSSLFNTIHMSEEMSTHFQKICKLSQNKTCKKHLSQSCWTVHDHTLLSVIEGLPEIIETLEVVSSHSCNTNLAHELSDLLMLVLKFEFIFCLKFLYRVLSVTEILSKELQSETIDTFSLSSKIEAILECLSSERDDVCFKTVWDGAEEICQKITSKGFEVERPSFHKRRKIQKTIDLGASDSTFFPTSTEEQYKNIYYQGIDVVLQNLKLCFSEFDYCKVKQISELLFKWNEPLNEATAKHVQEFYKLDSDIIPELRFYRQYAKLNFVLDDDHINFISLGYLFIQHGLHNNIPCISKLLYIALSWPITSARVEDSFSILTRLKTYVCHTMGEEKLSGLALMAVEQELVNKLLEPEKLNGLVEKFIYVR